Proteins from a genomic interval of Desulfovibrio sp. Huiquan2017:
- a CDS encoding DUF3800 domain-containing protein, which translates to MSRLFLFADESGDFCFTTGDNISKFYIVCTVVMESCEIGDSLLALRRSLSWDNKPLNDFFHATCDKQVIRDAVYAEISKFDFSIQATIMEKRKAQPQTRVTEERFYKYGWYYHFMHSSGGYLDANDEIHVTVATIGTKKKRTAFEDAVRDVIRQKLYRHQWETSFWPCQTDPCLQVADYCTWAIQRKWEMGDTRSYDLIKDKINYEYELFKRGTQLFY; encoded by the coding sequence ATGTCGCGATTGTTTCTCTTTGCGGATGAATCTGGTGATTTTTGTTTCACAACCGGCGACAACATAAGTAAATTTTATATTGTCTGCACTGTTGTCATGGAGTCATGTGAGATTGGTGATAGTCTTCTCGCTTTAAGGCGAAGTTTGTCCTGGGATAATAAACCATTGAATGATTTTTTTCATGCCACTTGCGACAAGCAAGTTATTAGAGATGCTGTATATGCTGAAATTTCAAAATTTGATTTTTCTATACAAGCAACCATAATGGAAAAGCGTAAGGCCCAACCACAAACGAGGGTAACAGAAGAAAGATTTTATAAATATGGTTGGTATTACCATTTCATGCATTCATCTGGTGGATATCTAGACGCTAATGATGAAATACATGTGACAGTTGCAACCATTGGTACGAAAAAGAAAAGGACAGCGTTTGAAGATGCTGTCCGAGATGTCATCCGACAAAAGCTTTATAGGCACCAATGGGAAACATCATTTTGGCCTTGCCAAACTGACCCATGCTTGCAGGTCGCGGATTATTGTACTTGGGCTATCCAAAGAAAGTGGGAAATGGGAGATACAAGATCTTACGATCTTATAAAAGACAAGATCAACTATGAGTACGAATTGTTTAAGCGTGGAACACAGTTATTTTATTGA
- a CDS encoding ERCC4 domain-containing protein — MQIVRDSREQVPFHFDGPKFEGVTVIDAPLATGDYSLAGLESRVAVERKSLPDFMASISTGRERFERELTRARGLDAFMVVVEAPFSDLVAGNYRSKMQPKAATQTVYSFMSKYRATFHFAQNRAWAEFATFHFLRHYAKQVEREYKAAVKTSQKAA, encoded by the coding sequence ATGCAGATCGTCCGCGATAGCCGCGAACAAGTCCCTTTTCACTTTGATGGTCCAAAGTTTGAGGGCGTGACCGTGATCGACGCCCCCCTAGCAACTGGCGACTATTCACTTGCCGGACTGGAAAGCCGGGTGGCCGTCGAGCGTAAATCCCTGCCTGACTTCATGGCATCCATTTCAACGGGCCGGGAACGCTTTGAGCGGGAGTTGACCAGAGCCAGGGGCTTGGATGCCTTCATGGTGGTGGTCGAAGCCCCTTTCTCCGATTTGGTGGCCGGGAACTACCGAAGCAAGATGCAACCCAAGGCAGCGACACAGACCGTTTACAGCTTCATGTCCAAATACAGGGCAACCTTCCACTTCGCACAAAACAGGGCATGGGCTGAATTCGCTACATTTCATTTTTTAAGACACTACGCCAAGCAGGTGGAGCGCGAGTACAAGGCGGCAGTGAAAACGTCTCAGAAGGCCGCGTAG